The Treponema succinifaciens DSM 2489 region CTGTCTTGAAATTCTTATTGTGAAGAAGAATTTCCCTTGTTTCCGGCTTGTAAAGTCCGTTTACCCGGCTGCTTTCCTTGCCTGTCATTGTTACAGTGAATTCAAGTTTTGAAGGCTGAATGTCCAAAAGCATGTTTTTAATTGATTCGTTGTCCATAGACCTTGCATTTTAATGCAAATGCGCCGTCAGTTCAATTCATAAAATAATTGCTACCAGGGCAAACGCATTATAAATGTATTCAGCATAAAACTGGCTCCTAGTCACGGTTTCCTGATTCAAAATCGCGCAATAATGTGTTTTTGCCCCAGGAACCGTTCCTTCGCGCAAACTTTACTTAAATTATTTATAATGCGTTTGCCCTGTAATTGCTACCGATTTAAGTTTACATAAATTCTGTTTCTTACTATTATATATTCCATGATAAAAGCACAGATAAATGATAACGAGCTGAACAGCCATATTGACTCACTTGAAAAGGACGGACTTTCTATTTTTGTAATGGCGGACGGACGGGCAAGAGGCGCGCTTTTTCACGGAACGCGTTTTGTAAACCAGATGCGTTCTCAGCATAACCTTGGAATTCTTGAGACAATGGTTTTGGGACAGGCATCAATCTGTGCCGCTCTTATGATTCCCATGATGAAAGGAAAGGAGCATCTTACCTGGCATTATGACACAAACGGTCCTGCAAAAGGATTTTCTGTTGAAGCTGATTCTTCAGGCTATGTGCGCGGATTTTTGTATGAAAACCATATTCCTGTGGAAAAGCCTCTGGAAAGCTGGGATTTAAGTCCTTTTCTTGGAGACGGAACAATGACAATGTCAAAAGTTCACCCGGGCGACAAAGCTCCGCAAACCAGCTCTGTGGAAATTCTTTATAAAAACATAACCAAGGATTTGGCTTGGTTTTTTCAGCAGTCTGACCAGATTCGCACGGCGTTCAACACAAGCATTTTTATGGACAAAAGCGGACGTGTTATGGGCGCAGGCG contains the following coding sequences:
- a CDS encoding Hsp33 family molecular chaperone HslO, whose translation is MIKAQINDNELNSHIDSLEKDGLSIFVMADGRARGALFHGTRFVNQMRSQHNLGILETMVLGQASICAALMIPMMKGKEHLTWHYDTNGPAKGFSVEADSSGYVRGFLYENHIPVEKPLESWDLSPFLGDGTMTMSKVHPGDKAPQTSSVEILYKNITKDLAWFFQQSDQIRTAFNTSIFMDKSGRVMGAGGMFVQVMPETGGTKDSGSNTASGADQKVDEELIEKIENAFFACPSLGKWFSEKGKTEDVVHGLFREFEPAIAVERDIIFDCPCSKEKYIGYLKTLPKNELADIKQNGPDPLEIVCRNCGSVYKIPVSEII